A window of the Carassius gibelio isolate Cgi1373 ecotype wild population from Czech Republic chromosome B16, carGib1.2-hapl.c, whole genome shotgun sequence genome harbors these coding sequences:
- the LOC127975028 gene encoding Golgi-associated kinase 1A-like: MALRVWLKFRLKCQFVVVFLFLFSLSVVMIYTLPPFQSEQSRLNKRGPHKNKPSRLVEKLSLKHYLPVSSYEHTKTLNNPEMKDSAKHLLMVNHHQLSFSSGRTASTEKPAKSKASKKEQYLQNINKYPGTVFAAGAKRGRAVKLGNSSNSNPTIHLRRSRHDLAFPQSASIQSLRPNNKTCRHKCIPDEAKAKRLVGQLSDAQQVVKLKQAPGEEGRHERQTDPSGRKRPKFGAETKDRSPEEAGIKDSANDWCMMVSDETFNDSWNQTNAESLPWLSEDDIKKMTLLSRGTVLSKSRLPGHGQVLQVGFSEKKDIFDPEGENHITCCETGSCALIKRPNDWFEVFAFHLDRVLGLNRSLPAVLRTFHSEILPYKYINGSPRPVIWWDPSIQHLSEGDNDQNSFSLTWPQYQILLQSRCGTWVPLNFTTCVGVHHSEWGRLALFDFLLQVNDRLDRSCCGFRPDPSELCVENLLHVKCGNPKDLNLVHILVRKSEPSRLVFIDNAGRPHQPQDNLNFRLVEGIDEFPERAVSVLQSGCLEKMLLRSLSVDREFWVSRRGAPGLKSIIQHIEQRAKALLEHIKEKKLHLNRDL, from the exons GCTTTAAGAGTGTGGTTGAAGTTCAGACTAAAATGTCAGTTTGTGGTGGTCTTCCTGTTTCTCTTCAGTCTTTCGGTGGTGATGATATACACCCTTCCTCCCTTCCAATCTGAGCAGAGCAGGCTAAACAAAAGGGGCCCCCACAAAAACAAACCCAGCAGGCTGGTTGAGAAGTTGTCTCTAAAACATTATCTTCCAGTGTCTTCATATGAACACACCAAAACCTTGAATAATCCTGAAATGAAagattctgctaaacatctcctgATGGTTAACCATCACCAACTATCATTTTCCTCTGGAAGAACAGCATCAACTGAAAAGCCTGCAAAAAGTAAAGCAAGCAAAAAGGAACAATATCTGCAGAACATAAACAAGTATCCAGGCACAGTATTTGCAGCTGGTGCCAAAAGAGGGCGAGCTGTTAAACTAGGAAATAGCAGCAACTCCAACCCAACCATCCATCTTCGTCGCTCCAGACATGACCTAGCATTCCCTCAGTCTGCCAGCATCCAAAGCCTCCGCCCAAACAACAAGACATGCAGGCACAAATGCATTCCAGATGAAGCCAAAGCAAAGAGGCTTGTGGGGCAGTTATCTGATGCACAGCAGGTGGTAAAACTGAAACAGGCCCCTGGAGAAGAGGGAAGACATGAAAGACAAACAGACCCCTCTGGGAGGAAGAGACCCAAATTTGGAGCAGAAACGAAAGACAGAAGTCCTGAAGAGGCTGGCATCAAGGATTCAGCCAATGACTGGTGTATGATGGTCTCTGATGAGACTTTCAATGATAGCTGGAACCAAACCAATGCAGAGTCTCTACCCTGGCTCAGTGAGGATGATATAAAAAAGATGACACTTCTATCCAGAGGCACTGTGTTGAGTAAATCCAGGCTTCCAGGTCATGGACAAGTGCTTCAGGTTGGATTCAGTGAGAAAAAAGACATCTTTGATCCTGAAGGGGAAAATCATATCACATGCTGTGAGACAGGAAGCTGTGCTCTCATAAAACGTCCCAATGATTGGTTTGAGGTGTTCGCCTTTCACCTGGACAGAGTTCTGGGTCTGAACCGGAGCTTGCCCGCAGTGTTGAGAACATTCCACAGTGAGATTCTACCCTACAAGTACATTAATGGATCTCCCAGACCAGTAATATGGTGGGATCCCAGCATCCAACATCTGTCTGAAGGTGACAATGACCAAAATTCTTTCTCACTCACTTGGCCACAATATCAGATTCTACTTCAGAGCAGGTGTGGTACTTGGGTGCCACTAAACTTTACAACATGTGTGGGAGTTCATCATTCAGAATGGGGGAGGCTTGCCTTGTTTGACTTCCTGCTGCAG GTGAATGACAGACTAGACCGATCTTGCTGTGGTTTCAGACCAGACCCATCAGAACTCTGTGTAGAAAACCTGCTGCATGTCAAATGTGGAAACCCAAAAGACTTAAATCTGGTGCACATCCTG GTGCGGAAGTCAGAACCATCCAGATTGGTTTTTATTGACAATGCAGGAAGACCTCATCAACCACAAGACAACCTCAACTTCAGACTGGTTGAAGGTATTGATGA GTTTCCAGAGCGGGCTGTTTCAGTACTGCAATCAGGATGTCTGGAGAAGATGCTCCTTCGCTCCCTGTCTGTAGATCGGGAATTCTGGGTGAGCAGAAGAGGGGCACCCGGACTCAAATCTATCATCCAACACATTGAACAAAGAGCCAAGGCCCTCCTCGAgcacataaaagaaaagaaactgcaCCTTAACAGAGATCTATGA